The genomic window ATCTTACAAGTAGTTGATTAGCTTTTTTTATGTCTATATATGTTACATGCAATCCAACAAACTACGGCCTTTTCAGTGCTAACGAACTGTTCTTCTACATTTCATTCTTTTGTCGGGTAAGAAGCGGAAAAATCCCCCTCTCCTTCTATCTGTCGTGCTGGTTGGCAGTACGAGAACCATCCCTTGTTTGCCGTTTGGCAGCATGAGAACCGTCCCCATGCTGCCATGTTTAATTTTTGTATACGAGGGAACTCACTTATACAAGATGAAAATAAATTCTAGAAGGAGGCGGAATAATTAATATGCTACATCAAGCATTAGCTTTGAAAAACTTTAATATTGAAGCGACAGACGGGAGTATTGGTGAGGTATTTGACTTCTTTTTCGATGATAAGAGCTGGACGATCCGATACCTTGTGATTGATACGATGAAATGGTTACCAGGCCGAAAGGTTCTTTTTTCACCTATTGAATTTGATGAAGTCGACTTACTTAATCAAAAGGTCAGTGTTTTTGCGTCCAAGGATAAGATTAAAAATAGCCCTGATGTTTATGAACATCGACCGGTTTCACGAGAACATGAAATAGCGCTAAGTGATTATTATGGTTGGTCATACTATTGGACAGGTACTCAAATTTGGGGGAATCATATTATACCTTACGACTTAAAGAAAACGACACGATCGGAAAACGAGCTTCTTAAGGAAAAAGAAGGGGAACAAAATCACATGCGAAGTGTGAAAGAAATTACCGGCGTGTTTTCTGGCTATAGAATTCATGCGCGTAACGGTGAAATTGGACATGTATCCGATATGATTATCGACGATGAGACATGGGAGATTCGCTACATCATAGTAGACACAAACAATTGGCTTCCTGGAAAGAAAGTGTTGGTTGCTACCGATTGGATTACAGATTTAAATTGGCCTGATAAAACCGTAACAGTAGACATTATGAAAGATTCAATTAAAAATGCTCCTGAGTACGATCCAACTGAACCACTATCAAAACAGGATGAGGAAAAACTATATCATTACTATAATAAAGCCGAATATAGCAGTCAATTGTAAAGGAAATCGTTTGGTTTCCTTTCTTTTTTTAATAGGGGGGATATACATAATATATGTTCTTAATTAGCTTAGCTATAATTGGAGTTTTACTTATTACTGGTAAGTTCATTCGATCCTTTGTCCCTTATTTTCAAAGTATTTTCATCCCAACTTCGATTATTGCTGGATTATTAGGGCTTTTGTTGGGAGAGCAAGTATTGGGGAGATTTTTTTCGGATAATCATATATTAGCAGATGGTCTGTTCACTGAGGAAATAGTCGCTGTTTGGAGAGACATGCCAAAGGTACTTATTACAATCATATTCGCCTCTTTATTTTTAGGGAAAAAGATTCCTAGCCCTAAACAAATTTGGAAATTAGCAGGACCTCAGGTTTCATTTGGGCAAACAGTTGCATGGGGACAATATGTATTAGGTCTTTTACTTGCGATCTTTGTTCTTACCCCTTTTCTTTCGCTTCCTGAAATGTCTGGCGCATTAATTGAAATTAGTTTTCAAGGAGGACCTGGAACAGCTGCTGGATTAGAGCAAACTTTTAACAGCTTAGGGTTTGAGCAAGGGCGTGATTTAGCGGTCGGACTTGCAACAATTGGAGTTATTTCCGGAATGTTAACGGGAATCACGATTATTAATTGGGGCATTCGTAAGAAAAAAACAACAGTTGCTAAATCTCCAGCAAATATGAGTTCGTATGAAAAGAAAGGAATCTACAAAGAGGATGAAAAGCCAACAGCTGGCCAATTAACAACTAGAACACAATCTATTGAAACATTAACAGTTCAATTTGCATGTATTCTACTAGCCATTGGCTTAGGACTTCTTTTACAAAAAGGATTTATAGTCATTGAAAATGCAACATGGGGTGCAAAGTATAATATCTTTATTTTTAAACACCTTCCGCTCTTTCCACTAGCAATGGTTGGTAGTGTCATTGTCCAACTTATTGAAAATAGGCTCATAAACTATTCATTTATGAACCGGCAATTAATAATGCGAATTCAAGGATTAGCTCTTGACTTATTAATCACATCAGCGATAGCTTCATTAGCACTCACTGCCATACAACAACATTGGATCGCATTCTTACTACTTTCTTTCGTCGGGATTAGTTGGAATATATTCGCATTTATTGTATTAGCACCTAAAATGATCCCGAGCTATTGGTTTGAAAGAGGTGTTGTAGATTTAGGACAATCAATGGGGATGACAACAACAGGCTTAATGCTTTTACAAATTGTTGATCCTGAAAAAGAAACACCTTCATTTGAAAGCTTTGGGTACAAACAATTACTGTTCGAACCGTTTGTTGGTGGCGGCTTTTTCACAGCAGCATCCATGCCATTAATCTACCAGTTTAATGCTTACTCTTTACTTATTGTTACTAGTATCCTTCTAGTATTTTGGCTCATGATCGGACTTTTTGTTTTTAAATGAAGCATGGAAGCATGGGGACGGTTCTTAGTCTGCCGTTGCGAGATGAGTTGATTGGTGAGGGGAATTAAATTGACGACATGGAAATTCTTTTTTTGCTCCGTCAGATGATGAGGTTGGATATAAAACAACAGGGGACAGTTCTTACTCGAGAACTGTCCCCTAAACGTGATTATTACAAGCAAATCAGTTGTTATATAATAAGTAACTCAAAAAAAGCAAACATGCAGCGCATACATGAAGGCTGGTCAATATAAGCTTTCCTTTAACCTTAAGTCTATTAAATAATATTAATATTATAAGAGATAGAATAACTCCTATAAAAGGTCCTACTGAGAAGCCGCCCAACATTGCTACGCCACCAAGGTATTGTAAGTCCGTAAAAAAGTAATAATAGCTTACGAAAATTGCGCTGCCTAAAAACCAGTAGACAAAGAAAGCTGAGAAAAAACATATAAACATTTAATTTGTAGTTCTCATGTTTTATCCCCTTTACGTTTGTAGCTATTCCAAATTTCAGGAAGCATGGAAGGGGTTCTCGTGCACCCTTCCTGTTGTCGGGATTTGCCGTGTGAAAACCGGTACTAGTATACGTCTCTCTCATGCCTAGCACTCGATAGCGCGAGAACTGGCCCTACTCTGCCTTTTAATAGAATGCAAATTTTTATAAACTTAGTTTTTATTGTTCATCCAACTGATTACAAATAATTGCTAATCGCCTAATTTCTTTTCTCATATTTTGATTCACAGGATAAACCTCTTCTAAATAATCCAAAATTTTAAGAGCAGATTCTGGAACTTGCTGATATCCTTGTAACATTTCCCTCATCATTCCTGCAAATTCTGGAAATCTTTTTTCTACCCGTCTATCATTCCCGAAAATATCTAGGTAATACTCTACTTCCTTTTCAATTAAATGAAGTACGGATAGGATATTATCTATTGCGTGGTTTTGAATAAACTTCATACCAGAAAACTTTTCGCCCCTTGCATACCTGCATAGCCCGACATATAAATTAGTCAGGGCTTCGTTTATAGCAAAGTCTAGCGACTCTTGGCGTATCAATGGGGCTCTTCTTAAAGGTGACACAATTTCTAGATTATTAAAGGAAGGTTCTTTCCAAACAATACGTCCAGGAGAAAAATGAATATTTCTCATTTCCTCTTCTTCAAATACCGCAAATTCACCATATATTCCATCTTCAAATAAAATCTTATAACCGTCTTTTGTATTTTTAAATGAATAAGCCAAAGGGTGAACAGATTCAAGCCAATCTAGTTGGTCTATAAATCTTGTTTTCAAGGTGGGCTTTGCGATAACAAAAAAGTCCAAATCAGAATATTCATCTAAACGTTCGGTCTCATTTCCAACTGAACCAAGGCCTAGTAACAGCAATGCATCACCCGTTTCTTCTATACTTCTTCCAATCTGATTGAGTCTTTCTAATAATTGCTTTTTTCCCATGTTAGCATCCCTCACTTAATTAACTCTTTTACTCAAAATCTCTACGCATATATCTTGTTTAGTTAGATTAAAATCATTCTTCACAAACTGTAATTATTTTATCATAAAATTATAATTATTCTTTTGGTTTATCCAATCAATAAAGTAAATACAGTCCAATTAATATAGTAATTAGCACACTTACAACAATTGTCTGCTAGTTTATTGGGTTGATATTTTGTATACCAATTCATGTATATAATTTCAATAAACATTAAAATATAGAAGTAAGAATAGACCAAATCATATGCGATTTGGTCTGCTATTTTGTATGTTGTTTACATGTTTCTCCACAGAAATGGAACCAGTAAGTAAGAGCACCTATTTACTTCGGTGCATAGAGACATTTCAAGAGCACTAAAAAAGCCAAACGATTTTGATTTTAGTATAATTATTAACCGAATAAAGGCTTTCGGGAAAAGGTAATTGACTACATATAGTAGATGGTTAGTTTTTCTTTTTCTGATCTGTCACTTTCCCACCGGTTTCGGACGGTTCCCTTGCATCTTTCTCGTCGTCGGGACTCGTAGTGAGAACCGGTGCTAGTCTAATTCTCTCTTCTGCCTAGCACTTGGCAGCATGAGAACCGTCCCCACTTTGCCTACTTCCCATGCCTGACTCGGTAGTGCGAGAACCCGCCCCACTTTGCCTACTTTCCATGCCTGACTCGGCAGCATGAGAACCGTCCCCACTTTGCCTTCTAGCTTGCTCGAGGGGTAGTCATTGACTTCTCATTTTTCTTCCCTTTATAGTTCACTACAATAATACCAACAGCAACCATAGAAATGGCAACTAAGATAAATACATTTAGATGTTCTTCTGGAATAAACATTGCGGATAATACTGTGCCAGAAACAGGGACAATAAATTTATACATACTCAATTCTCCCGCTGGGTTGAACTTCAATAAAGAGTACCAAAGGCCAAAAGCACAGGCAGAAAGAAGAGCAGAATAGAGTAATAACCCCCACCCAAAAGACGTAAAGGTAATGGCACCGGCAGCCATTTGCGGAAGTCCAAAGACAAGCATTATGCTAGAACCAAGGGTCAACTGCCAACCGGTCACAGCGAAAGGATGAATGCCCGTTGCCAACTCCTTAGCAAG from Bacillus sp. HMF5848 includes these protein-coding regions:
- a CDS encoding PRC-barrel domain-containing protein: MLHQALALKNFNIEATDGSIGEVFDFFFDDKSWTIRYLVIDTMKWLPGRKVLFSPIEFDEVDLLNQKVSVFASKDKIKNSPDVYEHRPVSREHEIALSDYYGWSYYWTGTQIWGNHIIPYDLKKTTRSENELLKEKEGEQNHMRSVKEITGVFSGYRIHARNGEIGHVSDMIIDDETWEIRYIIVDTNNWLPGKKVLVATDWITDLNWPDKTVTVDIMKDSIKNAPEYDPTEPLSKQDEEKLYHYYNKAEYSSQL
- a CDS encoding sodium/glutamate symporter gives rise to the protein MFLISLAIIGVLLITGKFIRSFVPYFQSIFIPTSIIAGLLGLLLGEQVLGRFFSDNHILADGLFTEEIVAVWRDMPKVLITIIFASLFLGKKIPSPKQIWKLAGPQVSFGQTVAWGQYVLGLLLAIFVLTPFLSLPEMSGALIEISFQGGPGTAAGLEQTFNSLGFEQGRDLAVGLATIGVISGMLTGITIINWGIRKKKTTVAKSPANMSSYEKKGIYKEDEKPTAGQLTTRTQSIETLTVQFACILLAIGLGLLLQKGFIVIENATWGAKYNIFIFKHLPLFPLAMVGSVIVQLIENRLINYSFMNRQLIMRIQGLALDLLITSAIASLALTAIQQHWIAFLLLSFVGISWNIFAFIVLAPKMIPSYWFERGVVDLGQSMGMTTTGLMLLQIVDPEKETPSFESFGYKQLLFEPFVGGGFFTAASMPLIYQFNAYSLLIVTSILLVFWLMIGLFVFK